A stretch of the Serratia marcescens genome encodes the following:
- the deoA gene encoding thymidine phosphorylase: MFLAQEIIRKKRDGQPLSEAEIRFFINGIRDNVVSEGQIAALAMTIYFHDMSMPERVALTMAMRDSGTVLDWKSLALNGPIVDKHSTGGVGDVTSLMLGPMVAACGGYVPMISGRGLGHTGGTLDKLEAIPGFNIFPDDNAFRKIIQDVGVAIIGQTSSLAPADKRFYATRDITATVDSIPLITASILAKKLAEGLDALVMDVKVGSGAFMPTYALSQDLAQAIVGVANGAGCKTTALLTDMNQVLASSAGNAVEVREAVRFLTGEYRNPRLLEVTLALCVEMLLSGGLAQDEADARAKLQAVLDNGKAAEVFGRMVAAQQGPIDFVERYDSYLPAATLSKPVYAEKSGIISAMDTRALGMAVVSLGGGRRRASDAIDYSVGLTEVARLGDKVDAQQPLAMIHANDEESWQQAADAVRSAMTLSDKAPEATPVVYKRITQA, from the coding sequence TTGTTCCTGGCTCAAGAAATTATTCGTAAGAAACGCGACGGCCAGCCGTTAAGCGAAGCGGAAATCCGCTTTTTCATCAACGGCATTCGCGACAACGTGGTGTCGGAAGGGCAGATCGCCGCGCTGGCGATGACCATTTACTTCCATGACATGAGCATGCCGGAGCGCGTGGCGCTCACCATGGCGATGCGCGATTCCGGCACCGTGCTGGATTGGAAGAGTCTGGCGCTGAATGGCCCGATCGTCGACAAGCATTCGACCGGCGGCGTGGGCGACGTGACCTCGCTGATGCTTGGCCCGATGGTGGCGGCCTGCGGCGGCTATGTGCCGATGATCTCCGGCCGTGGCCTGGGGCATACCGGCGGCACGCTGGACAAGCTGGAAGCCATTCCGGGCTTCAATATTTTCCCGGACGATAACGCCTTCCGCAAAATCATTCAGGACGTCGGCGTGGCGATCATCGGCCAGACCAGTTCGCTGGCGCCGGCGGACAAACGTTTCTACGCCACTCGCGACATTACCGCCACCGTGGATTCGATCCCGCTGATCACCGCCTCCATTCTGGCCAAGAAGCTGGCGGAAGGGCTGGATGCGCTGGTGATGGACGTGAAGGTCGGCTCCGGCGCCTTTATGCCGACCTATGCGCTGTCGCAAGACTTGGCGCAGGCGATCGTCGGCGTGGCCAACGGCGCGGGCTGCAAGACCACCGCGCTGCTGACCGACATGAACCAGGTGCTGGCCTCCAGCGCCGGCAACGCGGTGGAAGTGCGCGAAGCGGTGCGCTTCCTGACCGGCGAATACCGCAACCCGCGCCTGCTGGAAGTGACGCTGGCGCTGTGCGTGGAAATGCTGCTGTCCGGCGGCCTGGCGCAAGACGAGGCCGATGCGCGCGCCAAACTGCAGGCGGTGCTGGACAACGGCAAGGCGGCGGAGGTGTTTGGCCGCATGGTGGCGGCGCAGCAGGGGCCGATAGACTTCGTCGAACGCTACGATAGCTATCTGCCGGCGGCAACGCTGAGCAAGCCGGTGTATGCTGAAAAGTCGGGCATCATCAGCGCCATGGATACCCGCGCGCTGGGCATGGCGGTGGTGTCGCTGGGCGGCGGCCGTCGTCGGGCGAGCGACGCCATCGACTACAGCGTTGGCCTGACCGAGGTGGCGCGCCTGGGCGATAAAGTGGATGCCCAGCAGCCGCTGGCGATGATCCACGCCAACGATGAAGAGAGCTGGCAGCAGGCGGCCGATGCGGTGCGCAGCGCAATGACGCTGAGCGACAAGGCGCCGGAGGCGACGCCGGTGGTGTATAAGCGCATCACTCAAGCGTGA